The sequence below is a genomic window from Streptomyces sp. B21-105.
GGACGCGGCGCGCCAGCTCGGCGTACCGGACCCCGCCCCCGACCCGCACGGTCCGTGCCGCCGTGTCCACCTCGACCTCGCCGGTCAGGGCGCCCAGCGACAGCAGCACCCCGTCGGCGCCCGGCTCGGCGATCCGGTTGAACGAGTGCCCGCTGCCCAGCACCCGCACCCGTCCGGCGGCCGCCACGAGCGACCTGAGCGCGTCGAGCGAATGCGGACGATGCAGCTCCTTGGCGGCGAAGGTGATGTTGCCGGCCCAGTTCGTAACGGTTTCTGTCATACGACTTTCGCCCCTCCGAGGAGATCGAGAACCAGAGTTTCCCCTGGTGGAACCTACCTTGCCCGCAACACGAGGCCCCCGCACCCACGTCCGCGCCGGCCGGGGCATACCGTGAGGAGCCGTACGCCTGAGCCGGGAGGAGAGACGGATGGGCAGCCGTACCGCGCTGGTCGAAGATCTGATGGGGCGGTTTCCGCATGTTCCGCGGGAAGCCGTTTTCAAGGAGGACCTGCTGCGCGGAGGCGTGGCCTTCGACCCCTTTGCGCTCAGCGACAACGAGTCGGGAGAGGTCAAGCCGAAGTCCTACTTCATCTTCTCCTTCGACCACGGCACCCTGCCCGAGCTCGGCGAGGCGGCGCTGCGCCGCCCACCGGAGGAGATCATCCTCACCGGTGGCCCGTACGACCTGCGGCGCACGGTCGTGTCGGTCCGGGTGAACCCGTCCTCGCCGTACCGCGTCGCCGCGGACGACGACGGGCTGCTCGGCCTCTACCTCGACGGCAGCCGCATCGCCGACGTCGGGGTGCCGCCGATGCCGGAGTACTACCGGCACAAGCTCTCCAACGGGAAGTCCGTCATGGAGGTCGCCCCCACCATCCAGTGGGGCTACCTCATCTATCTGACCGTTTTCCGGGTGTGCCAGTACTTCGGCGCCAAGGAGGAGTGCCAATACTGCGACATCAACCACAACTGGCGCCAGCACAAGGCGGCAGGCCGCCCCTACACGGGCGTCAAGGACGTCGACGAGGTCCTCGAGGCGCTGGAGATCATCGACCGCTACGACACCCAGAAGGCCTCCACCGCCTACACGCTCACCGGCGGCGCCATCACCAAGACCGTCGGCGGGCGCGACGAGGCCGACTTCTACGGCCGCTACGCCAAGGCCATCGAGGAGCACTTCCCCGGCCGCTGGATCGGCAAGGTCGTCGCCCAGGCGCTGCCCCGCGACGACGTCCAGCGCTTCAAGGACTACGGGGTGCAGATC
It includes:
- a CDS encoding radical SAM protein — its product is MGSRTALVEDLMGRFPHVPREAVFKEDLLRGGVAFDPFALSDNESGEVKPKSYFIFSFDHGTLPELGEAALRRPPEEIILTGGPYDLRRTVVSVRVNPSSPYRVAADDDGLLGLYLDGSRIADVGVPPMPEYYRHKLSNGKSVMEVAPTIQWGYLIYLTVFRVCQYFGAKEECQYCDINHNWRQHKAAGRPYTGVKDVDEVLEALEIIDRYDTQKASTAYTLTGGAITKTVGGRDEADFYGRYAKAIEEHFPGRWIGKVVAQALPRDDVQRFKDYGVQIYHPNYEVWDRRLFELYCPGKERYVGRDEWHRRILDSADVFGARNVIPNFVAGVEMAEPFGFTTVDEAIASTTEGLRFFMSHGITPRFTTWCPEPTTPLGKANPQGAPLEYHIRLLQAYRAAMDEFGLSSPPGYGPPGPGRAVFSVSSFMDSLPAQDGATV